The following nucleotide sequence is from Tardiphaga alba.
AAACACGAGGCCGGCGGCCTGCCCGACCTTCAGCGCCAATTCCGGCGTGATCAATCCATTGGCACGACCGCGAATGCCGTCAGTCCCGAAATATTTGCGGCTCATGATAACCCCCATTGCGCCCGCACTTCGCAGGCGCACAACGCGTCCCGGCCGACTCACGGCACCGGTTCGCCTCACATGTGACCGTCTTATAGAGCGGCAGCCGCTAAATTCCGTTCAAAAAATATGATGAATCATTACCGAGGGCGGCCGGCTCCGCAAGCATTCAACCCTTTGAAAAGTCGTAGCTATTTACCGGGCGCGCGGGAACACCCGGCGCAGCCGTCCCCAGCTTACCCCTTGCGCTTGATGTTGTGGTCCGCCTTCGAATGCGCAGGCTGGGTCACGTTGACAGGGTCGGATCCCGGAAAGGTCTCCTCGAGCCCCTCATTAAGGGCGTCTTCGAGCCGGCGCTTTTCTGCCGCTTGCGCTGTCTCGTCATGGACTTTGCCGGCGTCGCGCGACTTCGAGCCCGTCATGACTTTTCCCTCGGGATTAGACGACATGGTGATGACAAGAGTGATGTGGTCAAGCACCCATCCATGTTAGATGACGTCCCAACAAGTAAATACAAGAACGGCTGGGACTTCTCATGAAGCATATCACCTGCATCGAAGATCTTCGTCTTGAACATAAGCGCAATGTGCCGAAGGCCTTCTTCGATTACGTCGATCACGGCTCCTATAGCGAAGACACGTTTCGCGCCAATACCGAAGACCTGCAGAAGCTGAAATTCCGCCAGCGCATTCTTGTCGACATCGACAGGCGCGACACCTCGACGACGATCCTCGGCGAGAAGGCGACGATGCCTTTGATCTGCGCGCCGGTCGGCTCCACCGGCATGCAGTATGGCGACGGCGAGATCCACGCCTGCCGCGCCGCGCAGGCGTTCGGCATCCCCTACACGCTGTCCACGATGTCGATCAATTCGATCGAGGACCTCGCCGAGAATGTCGAGAAGCCGTTCTGGTTTCAGCTCTATGTGATGAAAGACCGCGGCTTCATCAAGGAGCTGATCGAGCGCGCCATCAAGGCCAAGTGTAGCGCCTTGGTGCTGACGGTGGACCTGCAGGTGATCGGCCAGCGCCATGCGGACATCAAGAACGGCCTGTCGGTGCCGCCGCAGATCTACAATCTCAAGAACATGATCGACTTCGTCAGCCATCCCGCCTGGCTGATGCGCACACTGCAGGCCAAGCGCCGCAACTTCGGCAATATCGCCGGCTTCGTGAAGAACACCGACGATCTCGAGTCGGTGTCGCAATGGACGGCATCGCAGTTCGACGCCACGCTGAACTGGAAGGATCTCGACTGGATCCGCAGCATCTGGCCCGGCAAGATCATCATCAAGGGCATCCACGACATCGAGGATGCGCGCGAGGCCGTGAAGGTCGGTGCGCAGGCGATGGTGGTCTCGAACCATGGCGGCCGCCAGCTCGATGGCGCACCGTCATCGATCTCGGTTCTGCCGGGGATCGTCGATGCGGTCGGCTCGGAAATCGAGGTGATGTTCGACAGCGGCATCCGCTCCGGCCAGGACATCATGCGCGCGCTCGCGCTCGGCGCGAAGTCGTGCATGATCGGCCGCGCCTATGTCTACGGCCTCGGCGCCTATGGCGGCCCCGGCGTGACCAAGGCGCTGGACATCCTGCGCAACGAACTCAGCACCACCATGGGCCTGTGCGGCGTCAACGACATCGCCGGCATCAGCAAGCGCGTATTGGTGCAGTAGTAATCGTCATTGCGAGCCCTGACGAATTGCAAAGCAATTCGTTTGGGCGAAGCAATCCAGTTCTTCGTCGAAGGCTGGATTGCTTCGTCGCTTCACTCCTCGCAATGACGGAGTTCACATCGGCGGCGTCAGGCCATCCAGCCCGACATTCACGCGCGCGGTCTCGAAGCTGCCATCGGCGGCTTTCTTCGCGCCGATGATGATCACTTGTGCGCCGGGCTTCAGCTCGCTCTTGTTGCCGGGCACGAAGGTCACGATCGGCGTGCTCGGCTCGACGGTGACTTTCTTCTCGCCGTCCTTGTATTTCACCGTCAGTGTCTGACCGTCCTTCGCCTCGACCTTCTGATCGACGGTGGCATTGGTCATGCTGCTATTCGGCTTGAGATCCCATGGCCGTGAGCCCTCGGCGAGACCGCGCATCGACTCCGGAAAAATATGGATCGCGATCGCCTTCTGCGTGCCATCGGCCTGAGGCATGCCGGTGACGCCCACATAGTCGCCGCTCTTGATATCGGACAGCGCCGCCTTGGTGATGCCCGTGACCGTGACATTGTCGGACATGCGAACCTTGCGCTCGCCGCCGTTGCGCGCCTTGATGTTCAGCACGGCACCATCGACGCTCTCGATCGATCCGCGAATATTCGAAGGCTGCGGCTGCTGCGCCGACGCGGCGGAGATCGTGAGAGACGCGGCAAGCACGGTGCCCGCCAGCAGACGTGCCGAAGTCGAGATAACTTGAACCATATGCAGTTTCCTTGAGAAGACAGCCCTGCCCTCACATGGAAACCCGATTGCTGAACCGCTATTCCGCCCTCACGTCACTGTGAGAGCGATGCCAGGAGATCCGCTTCCACCTCGGCGCGGAGTTCCGGCGTCACTTCCGGGCGCTGACCGAACCACAGCTCAAAACCACGCACCGCCTGATACAGCAGCATGCCGAGACCATCCGCCGTGCGCAGGCCACGTGCACGAGCGGCTGCCAGCAGCGGCGTCTCCAGCGGAACATAAACGAGATCGGCCACCACGGCCTGATCCGGCAGCGCAGCGAGATCGATGACGAGATCCGGTTGCCCCTTCATGCCGAGCGATGTCGTGTTCACCAGGAGCGACGCCTGCGGCAGCGTGCTGGGGACGGCATCCCAGCCGATCGGGACCACACGCTCGCCGAACAGCTTTGCGAGCTCCTGCGCGCGTTCGATACTGCGATTGGCGACATAGACATGCTTGATGCCACGATCCAGCAAACCGAACACGACCGCACGCGACGATCCGCCCGCGCCAAGCACCAGCGCATCATCGGCCTGGTCCCAGTCCGGCGCGCTGTGATCGAGATTGTCGATGAAACCTTCGACATCGGTATTGGTCGCACGCAGTGTGCCGTGATCGTACCACAGCGTGTTGGCCGCACCGACCGCACGCGCCCGACGATCCGGCGCCGTCAGCTTCAGCACGCGCTCCTTGTGCGGAATAGTGACATTGGCGCCGATATAGCCGCGCCGCGACAGGTTCATCACGAAGTCGGCAACCTCTTCCGGCGGCACGGACTCGATGGTGTAGCCGCCCTCGATTCCGAGATGGCGCAGCCAGTGATGGTGGATCAGCGGCGAGCGCGAGTGAGCAGCCGGCCACCCGATCAGGCAAGCTCCACGGGGCTTCGCTTCGTCAGACATCGACATTCCTTCGCTTCAACCGGAAGCGGTCGTCGCATGAGAATCATGCAAGGGGCTGATGGCGATCATCGGGCAGGCTGGCGCCATGCCGCAAGAGCGGTGATCGCAGCGATCAACAAGGCAGCGCCTGCAGCAAACCAGACAGCCGCGAGCGCGAAGCGAAGATAAACCAACGTGCCAATGACGGCGCCGGCAACCATGGCGCTCCACAACAGCAGATTGGGGATCCACGCCCAGCGTGGGCCACCTTGCAGTGCGACAGCGAGCAACTGTCCGATTCGCACCAGGGTGCCGGTCATGTAAGTCAGCGCGATGCCGGCGGTCCCGTCGGTCTGAAACATCGCATTTTCCAGGCCCATGGCCAGCACGATGGCCATGATGGTGATGTCGGGTGCATCGAGTTGATAGGCGATCGCGCCTGCGAAAAGCAGCGCGGCCTCCGTCAGCAACAGCATCCATTGCCGATGCTTGCCGCGGCCATAACCCACGAAATTGCCAAGCCCGGCCCCCAGTACGAACAGCCCGATCAGCTTCAGCGCTTCAAGCGCCTTGGGCCAGTCCAGCTCGGCGATCATCACCCCCAAGCGGGTGGAATTGCCGCTCATGAAGGAGACGAACAGCCCACCGAGATGAATGAAACCGATGCCATCGACATAGCCGGCCAGCGCGCTCAAGGCACAAGCCAGCGCGAGATTGCTCTTCACCGTCAGCATAGTCGTCCGTTACCCCACTGCATTACCGCAATTATTCAAAAGCGATGGCGGGAGGGCAAGGGCTCTAAAGTTGCCAACCTTGACGTCAGATGTTTTTTGGGGGTACATTTAATTGTGTGAAGATCACCTACGATCCCGCGAAGTGCCAGACGGCCGTTGAGGAGCGAGGGATACACTTCGCCGACGCCGCGATCGTGTTCGAAGGACCGTCCATCAATCTGGAAGATCGACGCCGTGACTATGGTGAGCGGCGCTTTCAGACCATTGGGTTCCTGGCCGGCCGCATGGTGATGGTGGTGTGGACACCGCGTGGCGAAGCGCGGCACGTCATGTCGATGAGAAAATGCAATGCCCGTGAAAAAGCGATCTATCAAAAGCGATTTGACGAAGCTTGATGCACACGAGATCACCGATGCGGAGTACGACGACGCACCGGAACTGACCGAAGAGATGCTCGACCGCGCGGAAATCCGGCACGGCGACACGGTCATCAAGCGTGGTCGACCGCCTTTGGCGCAGCCGAAGGAAGCGATCAAGCTGCGCATCGATCAGGACATCCTTGCCGCTTATCGCAAGACAGGCAGCGGCTGGCAGACGCGCATCAATGCGGATCTGCGCAAGGCGGCGAAGAAACTCGCTGGTTAGGATTTCGCCGATTTGGTCAGGAAGTCCGCGACCTCGTCGCGTGTCACCAATCTCAATTTGGCACCCGCAAAGCCATCGAACAGCGACTGGTGGCCCGCAAACGACGTCGAGTTCGTGCGCTCCCGATAGGCTTTAGCCCAATCAAGAAAGGCCTCATGCGCAGCAGTTGCCGCGCCCTTCCACGGGCCGCGCTCGTTCAGGCCGGCAAGACAAACCTTCCACGGCATGTCCAGCCAGATGAGCGTGGTCGCATTCCGAAGAGCCACGGCAACGAGCCAGCCATAGACCCCTTCGATGATCCAGCGCGGCTGCGCGGCAAGCTCGGCCACCATCGCTGCGGCAACCTGCTCATCACGCTTCACCGTCACTTCATCCTGCCAGTGGACGCGGTCGAGATCGGTCAATGGCATACGTTCGCGTCGGGCAAGCTCACGCGCCAGCGTGGTCTTGCCCGAGCCGCTATTGCCGATAATCACAACCCGCGATCCAAGCCCCATCGCACATCAGTTACGCTGCCACGCGATGCGCTGCAACGATCTGATCGGCCGTCCGACCGTTGACTTCGGCCATGCGGTCGAAGCTGCGGGTGAAGCCGCCGGCGCCTGCCGTGGCCGAACGCAGTTCGACGATCAGATCGCCGATTTCCGCTTCCGGCAATTGCGCGCGGACGACATCCCAGCCCGGCCACCCCTCTCGCGTGTCGAAGCCGAGGATCTGCCCGCGGCGACCGGAGAGGATGGCATTGATCTTCGCCGTCGCCTCGCTCGGACAGACGATCTCGACCGCATGGATGGGCTCCAGCAGCACCGGCTGGCACTGCGGAAGCGCTTCCGTGACGCCGGCCCGCGCTGCCGTGCGAAACGCCTGATCGGACGAGTCCACGCTGTGATAGGAGCCGTCGGTGAGCGTCACCTTGACGTCCACGACCGGAAAGCCGAGCGGCCCGCGCGCGAGACCGTCGACGACGCCCTCTTCCACCGCGGGAATGTAGTTGCGCGGCACCGCGCCACCGACCACCTTGTCCTGAAACGCAAAGCCGGATCCCCGCGACTGCGGACCGATCTCGAGCACGACGTCACCGAACTGACCGTGGCCGCCGGATTGCTTCTTGTGCTTGCCCCGCAAGGTCACCGGCTTGCGGATCGTCTCCTGATAGCCGATGGCAGGTGGATGCGACTTCACATTGATGCCGAAGCGATCACGTAGCCGCTCCATGGCGACTCGTAGATGCATCTCGCCCTGCCCCCACAACACCACATCATGGGTCTGCGCATTGTGCACGGTGCTGAGCGAGGGGTCTTCCTCGGTCAATCTCTGCAGCGCCTGGCCGAGCTTCACATCGTCCTTGCGATCGATGGAGGCGAGCGCCATCGCCAGCACCGGCGATGCCGGCTGAGCGACTGTGAGAACCTCGGGCGCAACTTTCCCGGTTGCGAGCATGTCGCCGGTCTTCACGGGATCGAGCTTGCCGAGCGCAACCGTCTCGCCGGCCTCCGCATTGCTGCGCTTGGCGTCGCCGCCCTGCGTCAGCGCCAGAATGCCAGAGACGCGCGCGCTGTCGCCGGAGCAGGCCATCACCGTCGCGCCGTCCTCGATACGTCCGCGCAATATCCGCGCATAAGACAGCTTGCCGCCATGCTGCAGGTGGCTTGTTTTCAGCACATAGGCCAGCGCATCCTTGGCGTCGCCGATGCCGAGACGCTTCGCCGTGTCCGCAACGCCCGGCGCTTCGTGGCGCAGTGCCTTCATCAGACGCAGCACGCCGTTCTCGCGGATCGCCGAGCCGATCAGCACGGGGCAAATCAGACCTTCGCGCAGTTCGCGCGCCAGATCGTCGAACACTGCATCTGCTGGCGGCGGAATGTCGTCGAGCAGTTGCTCCATCAGCGCATCATCGTGATCGGCGAGCTTCTCCAGCATCGAGAAGCGCGCTTCCTTCTCGCGGTCGAGATCGCTGCCGTCGAGTGCGACGACCTCGGACGCCTTGTGCTCGCGATAGACAAAGGCGCGCTCCAGCGCGAGATCGACGAAGCCGGCAACGAGATCGCCGTTCCAGATCGGAATCTGCCGCAGCACCAGCGGCACGCGCGAGGCCGGCTGCAGCATCGCCAGCGTCTCGCGGACGCGCCGATGCGCGCGATCGATCTTGTTGAGGAACAGGAAGCGCGGAATGCCCAGATTTTCCAACTCGCGCATGATCAGTTGCAATTGCGGAAGCTTGCGTTCGTCCGGTTCGCAGACGATGACCGCCGCATCCACGACCGGCAGCGCAGCGCGCATGTCATGCGCGAATTCGACGGAGCCGGGGCAATCGATGAATGTGTAGTTGTCTCCCATGAACGAGGTGGTCGTGGTGGTGAGACCAACACCCATCTTGTGCGCGCGCGCTTCGGCCGTGGCATCGCCGACGCTGGTGCCGGCTTCGACCGTGCCCGCTTTCGGGATGGCTCCGGTGCGCGCGAGGATCGCTTCAAGAAGTGAGGTTTTTCCGCTCTGAAAAGGGCCCACGAGTGCGATGCATCGTGGACCGCCGGATTTAAAAGGGTGTGGGGGACTTTTCAGGTCGTGTCCGGGATCGTGTCCCATGTCGCCGCCTCCTGTCTGGAGCTCGGCCCGTGATTGGGTCGGCGACAGGATGCTCCGCCCGCTCCCGCGGTTTGACAAGATCAAAACGTCGCTGCGCTGCGATGCAGGAATGTCGGGCGAATTGGCAAAACGCAATCCGCCGACGAAGGCGCATCAGCATGTAGGGTGGGCAAAGGCGCTCTCGCGCCGTGCCCACCTTCATGTGTGGTGAAAGCGATGGTGGGCACGCTTCGCTTTGCCCACCCTACATTATGACGACAGAACGCTTAGCGGCCCGGTCGCAGTTCCAGGCTCTCGAGACCGGCTGCGATATTGATGCCGGTCGAGCCCTGCAGGCTGAGCGGCTGCAAGGCGATCGAGTTCTGCGAACCACCGACCAGCACATTGGCACCGAGGCCGACGCCGAACGATGCCGAGCCCTGCGCACCCGCATAATTACCCGAAATGTCGCCCTGTCCCAAATAGTTCACCGGCGCGAACACGGCCCATGCCAGAGCGGTCTCCCGCGTGATGCCGATATCGAGCCCGACCTTGCGGATGGTCGCGACATAAGGTTGATCCGGCCGGCCGGTGCCGGTGAGGACGCAGCCGAGATTGGTCACCGAGCCGACGATGAAGCCGACACTGGCACCGCCACGGCAGTTGAGGACACCGACCTGGACAGGCTGTTGTGCCTGCGCGCCGACGGCGACGAGTGTCGAGGCAGCAAGCCCGAGAAGAAGCGAGAGACGGATCATCGAATGATCTCCGGGGGTCGGCTGTGATGCTGGCAACGCGGTCCACCCCGATCACATCCGCGTCAACGGAACCATCAATAGCCAATGATACCGCTGAAGGACAGCAACTCACGCGCACCGCCGGCAACAAAAAAGGCCCGCTTGCGCGGGCCTTTTCGTTAACCTTGCCATTTCGTAGCAAAACGCGGTGATCGCGAAGCGATCACGTGATCGCCTTAGTGGCGATGACGGCGCTGCTTCTTGTAGCGGTGACCGCTGAGCGGGCCGGTCGATTCGAGGTCGAGCTGCACGATGCCGCTGGCGACGTTCAGGCCGACCTGGCCCTGCACCGAAACCGGCTGCAGGCCGTACAGGTTGTTCGGGCCGCCGACGAGGAAGTTGCCGCCGAAACCGACGCCAACCGAGGCGTTGGTGCCGACGCCGCCGTACTGACCGGCGAGACCGCCGCGCGGCACGCGGGTGGTCGGAGCGTAGATCGCCCACTGAACGGTGGTGTTGTCGGTGAAGCCGAGATCGATGCCGAAGCGGCGGATATTGGCGACGTAACCTTCAGCACGGCCACCGGCGCTCTGGAAAACGCAGTTCAGATGTGCGTTCGAGCCGAGCACGTAGCCGACGTTCTGGCCGCCGCGGCACTCGAGAACACCAACCTGCACCTGGCGAGGCTGCTGGGCGTTCGCGGTCGCAACCGACGCCGCGAGCGTCACGGCCGCAAGGCCGAACATCTTGGAAAGTCGCATAGTCTTACTCCACCTTGGGATTTTGATAGCGAGGGGACAGGAAGGAAGCGCCGTGTCGAAAACAAGGCGCTTCCCGAAATAAGCCCAGAAATCGTCAAA
It contains:
- a CDS encoding alpha-hydroxy acid oxidase encodes the protein MKHITCIEDLRLEHKRNVPKAFFDYVDHGSYSEDTFRANTEDLQKLKFRQRILVDIDRRDTSTTILGEKATMPLICAPVGSTGMQYGDGEIHACRAAQAFGIPYTLSTMSINSIEDLAENVEKPFWFQLYVMKDRGFIKELIERAIKAKCSALVLTVDLQVIGQRHADIKNGLSVPPQIYNLKNMIDFVSHPAWLMRTLQAKRRNFGNIAGFVKNTDDLESVSQWTASQFDATLNWKDLDWIRSIWPGKIIIKGIHDIEDAREAVKVGAQAMVVSNHGGRQLDGAPSSISVLPGIVDAVGSEIEVMFDSGIRSGQDIMRALALGAKSCMIGRAYVYGLGAYGGPGVTKALDILRNELSTTMGLCGVNDIAGISKRVLVQ
- a CDS encoding DUF5666 domain-containing protein, whose product is MVQVISTSARLLAGTVLAASLTISAASAQQPQPSNIRGSIESVDGAVLNIKARNGGERKVRMSDNVTVTGITKAALSDIKSGDYVGVTGMPQADGTQKAIAIHIFPESMRGLAEGSRPWDLKPNSSMTNATVDQKVEAKDGQTLTVKYKDGEKKVTVEPSTPIVTFVPGNKSELKPGAQVIIIGAKKAADGSFETARVNVGLDGLTPPM
- a CDS encoding shikimate dehydrogenase, translated to MSDEAKPRGACLIGWPAAHSRSPLIHHHWLRHLGIEGGYTIESVPPEEVADFVMNLSRRGYIGANVTIPHKERVLKLTAPDRRARAVGAANTLWYDHGTLRATNTDVEGFIDNLDHSAPDWDQADDALVLGAGGSSRAVVFGLLDRGIKHVYVANRSIERAQELAKLFGERVVPIGWDAVPSTLPQASLLVNTTSLGMKGQPDLVIDLAALPDQAVVADLVYVPLETPLLAAARARGLRTADGLGMLLYQAVRGFELWFGQRPEVTPELRAEVEADLLASLSQ
- a CDS encoding YoaK family protein encodes the protein MLTVKSNLALACALSALAGYVDGIGFIHLGGLFVSFMSGNSTRLGVMIAELDWPKALEALKLIGLFVLGAGLGNFVGYGRGKHRQWMLLLTEAALLFAGAIAYQLDAPDITIMAIVLAMGLENAMFQTDGTAGIALTYMTGTLVRIGQLLAVALQGGPRWAWIPNLLLWSAMVAGAVIGTLVYLRFALAAVWFAAGAALLIAAITALAAWRQPAR
- a CDS encoding BrnT family toxin, with product MKITYDPAKCQTAVEERGIHFADAAIVFEGPSINLEDRRRDYGERRFQTIGFLAGRMVMVVWTPRGEARHVMSMRKCNAREKAIYQKRFDEA
- a CDS encoding BrnA antitoxin family protein, translated to MTKLDAHEITDAEYDDAPELTEEMLDRAEIRHGDTVIKRGRPPLAQPKEAIKLRIDQDILAAYRKTGSGWQTRINADLRKAAKKLAG
- a CDS encoding P-loop NTPase family protein, with the translated sequence MTDLDRVHWQDEVTVKRDEQVAAAMVAELAAQPRWIIEGVYGWLVAVALRNATTLIWLDMPWKVCLAGLNERGPWKGAATAAHEAFLDWAKAYRERTNSTSFAGHQSLFDGFAGAKLRLVTRDEVADFLTKSAKS
- a CDS encoding elongation factor G, whose protein sequence is MGHDPGHDLKSPPHPFKSGGPRCIALVGPFQSGKTSLLEAILARTGAIPKAGTVEAGTSVGDATAEARAHKMGVGLTTTTTSFMGDNYTFIDCPGSVEFAHDMRAALPVVDAAVIVCEPDERKLPQLQLIMRELENLGIPRFLFLNKIDRAHRRVRETLAMLQPASRVPLVLRQIPIWNGDLVAGFVDLALERAFVYREHKASEVVALDGSDLDREKEARFSMLEKLADHDDALMEQLLDDIPPPADAVFDDLARELREGLICPVLIGSAIRENGVLRLMKALRHEAPGVADTAKRLGIGDAKDALAYVLKTSHLQHGGKLSYARILRGRIEDGATVMACSGDSARVSGILALTQGGDAKRSNAEAGETVALGKLDPVKTGDMLATGKVAPEVLTVAQPASPVLAMALASIDRKDDVKLGQALQRLTEEDPSLSTVHNAQTHDVVLWGQGEMHLRVAMERLRDRFGINVKSHPPAIGYQETIRKPVTLRGKHKKQSGGHGQFGDVVLEIGPQSRGSGFAFQDKVVGGAVPRNYIPAVEEGVVDGLARGPLGFPVVDVKVTLTDGSYHSVDSSDQAFRTAARAGVTEALPQCQPVLLEPIHAVEIVCPSEATAKINAILSGRRGQILGFDTREGWPGWDVVRAQLPEAEIGDLIVELRSATAGAGGFTRSFDRMAEVNGRTADQIVAAHRVAA
- a CDS encoding DUF992 domain-containing protein, producing the protein MIRLSLLLGLAASTLVAVGAQAQQPVQVGVLNCRGGASVGFIVGSVTNLGCVLTGTGRPDQPYVATIRKVGLDIGITRETALAWAVFAPVNYLGQGDISGNYAGAQGSASFGVGLGANVLVGGSQNSIALQPLSLQGSTGINIAAGLESLELRPGR
- a CDS encoding DUF992 domain-containing protein, which produces MRLSKMFGLAAVTLAASVATANAQQPRQVQVGVLECRGGQNVGYVLGSNAHLNCVFQSAGGRAEGYVANIRRFGIDLGFTDNTTVQWAIYAPTTRVPRGGLAGQYGGVGTNASVGVGFGGNFLVGGPNNLYGLQPVSVQGQVGLNVASGIVQLDLESTGPLSGHRYKKQRRHRH